The following coding sequences are from one Salvia hispanica cultivar TCC Black 2014 chromosome 3, UniMelb_Shisp_WGS_1.0, whole genome shotgun sequence window:
- the LOC125213086 gene encoding putative UPF0481 protein At3g02645 yields MAFFQQSILTSPGSKFDEKLWVVKIRKTLDEEVDEENEIPVTIFGVPKALMASDPDSYTPHLVAMGPYHHLRLELYDMERYKVAAAKRIQRELHHDVKLQSLVDLIMNHDLRIRASYHRPVPFGPEALAWIMAVDACFIFEFLRCNNNSKKKKKTLSKIPSSLCHLIDSSGKKTSHNSILRDLLMLENQIPLFVMTMLFELHFSSEENEIADQKLLAVLTSVSNDLSPFKAAEKTETVAVTEHAHLLDFLYHFIVPKSIISFPESHEIEFLPGGDDEEEETEGLTAEEAFAKPTHLRRLVDMGWTMLSKLKFTKPLKLVVKLPWTILTKIPILKAIKEPVEKVLRSAKIEKRNDEEESMGEDKDKPPLQEEIAIPSVTQLAEAGVQFAATNEGISGVRFDSKTLTFHVPVISLDVNSEVVLRNLVAYEACSASGPLVLARYVELMNGIINTEADAKFLCGRGIIVNHLKSEKEVADLWNGMSKSVRLTKVGSLDAVIADVNRFYGQRWKVRMGKLMREYVFGSWKILTFVAAIAMLILMILQAFCQVYSCSRILPIEALQPLDPNGNN; encoded by the coding sequence ATGGCCTTCTTCCAACAGAGCATCCTAACGAGCCCAGGCTCCAAATTCGACGAAAAGCTATGGGTCGTCAAAATCCGAAAAACCCTAGATGAAGAGGTGGACGAAGAAAACGAAATCCCAGTCACAATCTTCGGGGTCCCAAAAGCCCTCATGGCTTCCGATCCCGATTCCTACACTCCTCACCTCGTGGCGATGGGGCCGTACCACCACCTCCGCCTCGAGCTCTACGACATGGAGCGCTACAAGGTCGCCGCCGCCAAGCGCATCCAGCGCGAGCTCCACCATGACGTCAAGCTCCAATCCCTCGTGGACCTAATTATGAACCACGACCTCCGCATCCGCGCCTCCTACCACCGCCCCGTCCCCTTCGGCCCCGAGGCCCTCGCCTGGATCATGGCCGTCGACGCCTGCTTCATCTTCGAGTTCCTCCGCTGTAACAACAACagcaagaaaaagaagaagaccCTCTCCAAGATCCCCTCCAGCCTCTGCCACCTCATCGACTCGTCGGGGAAGAAGACCTCGCATAACTCCATTCTCAGAGATCTTCTAATGCTCGAGAATCAGATCCCGTTGTTCGTCATGACCATGCTGTTTGAGCTCCATTTCTCTTCCGAGGAAAATGAAATTGCCGATCAGAAGCTGCTGGCGGTTTTGACGTCGGTGAGCAACGATCTGTCGCCGTTCAAGGCGGCGGAGAAGACGGAGACGGTGGCGGTGACCGAGCATGCGCACTTGCTTGATTTTTTGTACCATTTTATCGTGCCGAAATCCATTATATCGTTTCCGGAGTCTCACGAGATTGAATTTCTCCCCGGCGGAGacgacgaggaggaggagacgGAGGGACTCACGGCGGAGGAGGCGTTCGCGAAGCCGACTCACCTACGGAGGCTGGTTGACATGGGATGGACAATGCTGTCGAAGCTCAAATTCACCAAACCCTTGAAATTGGTGGTGAAGCTTCCATGGACGATTCTGACAAAAATACCAATTCTCAAAGCAATCAAAGAACCTGTGGAGAAAGTACTCCGGAGCGCGAAAATCGAGAAAAGGAATGACGAAGAAGAATCAATGGGAGAGGATAAGGATAAGCCTCCGCTGCAGGAAGAAATCGCGATCCCCTCGGTGACGCAGCTGGCGGAGGCCGGGGTCCAGTTTGCTGCGACGAACGAGGGGATCTCGGGCGTCAGATTCGACAGCAAAACGCTAACGTTCCACGTCCCGGTGATCAGCCTGGACGTGAACTCGGAGGTGGTGCTGAGGAATCTGGTGGCGTACGAGGCGTGTAGCGCGTCAGGGCCGTTGGTCCTGGCGCGGTACGTGGAGCTGATGAACGGGATCATCAACACGGAGGCGGACGCCAAGTTCCTGTGCGGGAGGGGGATCATCGTGAACCATCTGAAGAGCGAGAAGGAGGTGGCGGATCTGTGGAACGGGATGAGCAAGTCGGTGAGATTGACGAAAGTGGGGTCGCTGGATGCGGTGATAGCGGATGTGAATAGGTTTTACGGCCAGAGGTGGAAGGTTAGGATGGGGAAGTTGATGAGGGAGTATGTGTTTGGGTCGTGGAAGATTCTGACGTTTGTGGCGGCGATAGCGATGCTCATTCTCATGATTTTGCAGGCGTTTTGCCAGGTTTATTCATGCAGCCGGATTCTTCCTATTGAAGCGCTTCAGCCCCTCGACCCAAATGGTAATAACTAG